The Hymenobacter sp. 5317J-9 genome has a window encoding:
- the aspA gene encoding aspartate ammonia-lyase gives MTTSRIEHDFLGERALPDTAYYGIQTLRALENFAITGIPINAEPLFVQALAYVKKGAALANRDLGVLPAPIAEAIAAACDRVAAGEFDNQFLTDMIQGGAGTSVNMNANEVIANVALELMGHQKGEYQYCHPNNHVNCSQSTNDAYPTAFRIALNNKLVGYRETLAALADAFAQKAEEFRDILKMGRTQLQDAVPMSMGDEFRAFATNLREELLRIDDSRRLIDEINMGATAIGSRINAPTGYPERVTEHLRAITGLNLSLAGDLFEATYDTGAYVQLSGVLKRTAVKLSKICNDLRLLSSGPRTGINEINLPPLQPGSSIMPGKVNPVIPEVVNQTAFYVIGADLTVTMAAEAGQLQLNVMEPVISFALFTSISYMTNACRTLRDKCVVGITANKAHAESLVRNSIGIVTQLNPVIGYEASAEIAKEALKTGKSVHDIAVTERGLLTQEKWDEIFTFENLIRPVFKQ, from the coding sequence ATGACTACCTCCCGCATCGAACACGATTTCCTCGGCGAACGCGCCCTGCCCGACACTGCTTACTACGGCATTCAAACGCTGCGCGCGCTGGAGAATTTTGCCATCACCGGCATTCCCATCAACGCCGAGCCGCTGTTTGTGCAGGCGCTGGCTTATGTAAAAAAAGGCGCCGCCCTGGCCAACCGCGACCTCGGCGTGCTGCCCGCTCCCATTGCTGAAGCCATTGCCGCGGCCTGCGACCGGGTGGCCGCCGGCGAGTTCGACAACCAGTTTCTGACCGACATGATTCAGGGCGGCGCGGGCACGTCGGTGAACATGAACGCCAACGAAGTCATTGCCAACGTGGCCCTCGAACTGATGGGCCACCAGAAGGGCGAGTACCAGTACTGCCACCCGAACAACCACGTCAACTGCTCGCAAAGCACCAACGACGCCTACCCCACCGCCTTCCGCATCGCCCTCAACAACAAGCTGGTGGGCTACCGCGAAACCCTGGCGGCCCTGGCCGATGCCTTCGCCCAGAAGGCCGAGGAATTCCGCGACATTCTGAAAATGGGCCGCACCCAGCTCCAGGACGCCGTGCCCATGAGCATGGGCGACGAATTCCGGGCCTTCGCCACCAACCTGCGCGAAGAGCTGTTGCGCATCGACGACTCGCGCCGGCTGATTGATGAAATCAACATGGGCGCCACCGCCATCGGCTCGCGCATCAACGCGCCCACCGGCTACCCCGAGCGCGTGACCGAGCACCTGCGCGCCATCACGGGCCTCAACCTGAGCCTGGCCGGCGACCTGTTTGAGGCCACCTACGACACGGGCGCCTACGTGCAGCTGTCGGGCGTGCTGAAGCGCACGGCCGTGAAGCTCTCCAAAATATGCAACGACCTGCGCCTGCTGTCCTCGGGCCCGCGCACGGGCATCAACGAAATCAACCTGCCGCCCCTGCAGCCGGGCTCCAGCATCATGCCGGGCAAGGTGAACCCCGTGATTCCGGAAGTGGTGAACCAGACGGCGTTCTACGTCATCGGGGCCGACCTCACGGTGACCATGGCCGCCGAAGCCGGCCAGCTGCAGCTCAACGTGATGGAGCCGGTGATTTCCTTTGCCCTGTTCACCAGCATCAGCTACATGACTAACGCCTGCCGCACTCTGCGCGACAAGTGCGTGGTGGGCATCACGGCCAACAAGGCCCACGCCGAAAGCCTCGTGCGCAACAGCATTGGCATTGTGACTCAACTAAATCCCGTCATCGGCTACGAGGCTTCGGCCGAAATTGCCAAGGAAGCCCTCAAAACCGGCAAGTCGGTGCACGACATCGCCGTGACCGAGCGCGGCCTGCTGACTCAGGAAAAGTGGGACGAGATTTTCACGTTTGAGAACCTCATTCGGCCGGTGTTCAAGCAGTAG
- a CDS encoding DUF885 domain-containing protein, translating to MKLRFLPLLALAVASCSQSDKTTATAGADARFDAFKNQFIEALWRQNPEYASYQGYHKYDSLLVIPNEAQRQSDAAFTQKYLAALGGFGLDSLSPNNQIDLRLLRNELRALRWYADTLKSWQWNPASYNLGASVGDLLNGRHYKLDRRLRNISDKISHAAEYYAAARANISNPTKEHTGLALKQNAGGLAVFGKALADSVAESGLSAAEKKTMLDRVTAARTAVQGYMKFLEGDVLPAGKFRPFRIGKELFEQKFAYDIQSRYSAAELYQEAQKHKAALLHDMGRRAARLFPKYFPGQKAPADTLALITTVINQLTLKHAPREGFVDAVKRQIPTLVAFVNEHKLLTQDPSKPLVVRETPLYMRGSGAGASVSAPGPYDKGADTYYNVEPIPADWTPAQAESYLREYNDYTLQILNIHEAIPGHYTQLVYANRSPSLVKSIFGNGAMVEGWAVYAERMMLESGYGNNSDEMWLLWDKWNMRSTLNAIIDHAIQVDNMSENDVVKLLRREGFQEEAEARGKWLRATLSQVQLSSYFTGYTEIYALREELKHKEGKSFDLKPFNENFLSYGSAPVKYIRELMLRPAGPKQ from the coding sequence ATGAAACTCCGCTTCTTGCCCTTGCTGGCCTTGGCCGTTGCCAGCTGTTCCCAGTCCGATAAAACCACCGCCACGGCCGGCGCCGATGCCCGCTTCGACGCCTTTAAAAACCAATTCATTGAAGCGCTGTGGCGGCAAAACCCTGAATACGCGTCGTATCAGGGCTACCACAAGTACGACTCGCTGCTCGTCATTCCCAATGAAGCCCAGCGGCAGAGCGACGCCGCTTTTACCCAGAAATACCTCGCTGCGCTGGGCGGCTTCGGGCTCGACAGCCTCTCGCCCAATAACCAGATTGACCTGCGCCTGCTGCGCAACGAGCTGCGCGCCCTGCGATGGTACGCCGACACGCTGAAAAGCTGGCAGTGGAACCCCGCCAGCTACAACCTGGGCGCCTCGGTGGGCGACCTGCTCAACGGCCGCCACTACAAGCTGGACCGCCGCCTGCGCAACATCTCCGACAAAATCAGCCACGCCGCCGAGTACTACGCCGCGGCCCGGGCCAACATCAGCAACCCCACCAAGGAGCACACCGGGCTGGCCCTCAAGCAAAACGCCGGCGGCCTCGCGGTGTTCGGCAAAGCCCTGGCCGATTCGGTGGCGGAATCGGGCCTGAGTGCCGCCGAGAAAAAGACGATGCTGGACCGCGTGACCGCCGCCCGCACGGCCGTGCAGGGGTATATGAAATTTCTGGAAGGCGACGTGCTGCCGGCCGGCAAATTCCGCCCGTTCCGCATTGGCAAGGAGCTGTTTGAGCAGAAGTTTGCCTACGACATTCAGTCGCGCTATTCGGCCGCCGAGCTGTACCAGGAAGCCCAAAAGCACAAAGCCGCGCTGCTGCACGACATGGGCCGCCGCGCCGCGCGCCTTTTTCCCAAGTATTTCCCCGGCCAGAAAGCGCCCGCCGACACCCTGGCCCTGATTACCACCGTCATCAACCAGCTCACGCTGAAGCACGCTCCGCGCGAAGGTTTTGTGGACGCTGTGAAGCGCCAGATTCCCACGCTGGTGGCTTTCGTGAACGAGCACAAGCTGCTCACCCAGGACCCCAGCAAGCCGCTGGTGGTGCGCGAAACGCCGCTCTACATGCGCGGTAGCGGCGCGGGCGCCAGCGTGTCGGCCCCGGGCCCCTACGACAAAGGCGCTGATACCTACTACAACGTGGAGCCGATTCCGGCCGACTGGACGCCTGCTCAGGCCGAAAGCTACCTGCGCGAATACAACGACTACACCCTGCAGATTCTCAACATCCACGAAGCCATTCCGGGCCACTACACGCAACTCGTGTACGCCAACCGCTCACCTTCGCTCGTGAAAAGCATCTTCGGCAACGGCGCCATGGTGGAGGGCTGGGCCGTGTATGCCGAGCGCATGATGCTGGAAAGCGGCTACGGCAACAACTCCGACGAAATGTGGCTGCTGTGGGATAAATGGAACATGCGCTCCACGCTGAACGCCATCATCGACCACGCCATTCAGGTGGATAATATGAGCGAGAACGACGTGGTGAAGCTGCTGCGCCGCGAGGGCTTTCAGGAAGAAGCCGAGGCCCGTGGCAAATGGCTGCGCGCCACCCTCAGCCAGGTGCAGCTCAGCAGCTACTTCACGGGCTATACCGAGATTTATGCCCTGCGCGAAGAGCTGAAGCATAAGGAAGGCAAAAGCTTCGACCTGAAGCCCTTCAACGAAAACTTCCTGAGCTACGGCAGCGCTCCGGTTAAGTACATTCGGGAGCTGATGCTGCGGCCGGCCGGACCAAAGCAATAG
- a CDS encoding thioredoxin family protein produces MFEFLQKTVVDTDDEGLRRITHERMKVFAKFTAEDCLTCKLLGPGFAKFADDEEYQGITFVRLASDENPVAKQLMNQRAAPFFVSYCQGRILECDTRETDADVRAQLDRLRAFMPHTA; encoded by the coding sequence ATGTTTGAATTCCTACAAAAAACCGTCGTCGATACCGACGACGAAGGCCTGCGCCGCATCACCCACGAGCGGATGAAAGTGTTTGCCAAATTCACCGCCGAAGACTGCCTCACCTGCAAGCTGCTGGGCCCCGGCTTTGCCAAATTTGCCGACGATGAGGAGTACCAGGGCATCACGTTCGTGCGCCTGGCCTCCGACGAAAACCCCGTGGCCAAGCAGCTCATGAACCAGCGCGCCGCGCCCTTCTTCGTGAGCTACTGCCAGGGCCGCATTCTGGAATGCGACACCCGCGAAACCGACGCCGACGTGCGCGCCCAGCTCGACCGCTTGCGCGCCTTTATGCCGCATACGGCTTAG
- a CDS encoding YdcF family protein yields the protein MFFLLSKLLDVVLLPAVWLLLLLLAALVARQPRRQRQWLVAATVLALLCTNNALVNEALLAWEKPPVPLAALPAHADAAVLLTGITSVDKSPHDRVYLNAGADRLTNALWLYRAGRVRRIIVSGGSGALQQKAHTEAADLTSLLRLAGVPNADIIQEDSSRNTRENALFTKRLLARYPGTDTLILVTSAFHQRRALGCFRKVGLQPISFPAGFRSSDRKGTPDYWLVPNAGALENLSVLIHEISGWLTYKALGYI from the coding sequence ATGTTTTTTCTGCTCTCCAAACTCCTCGACGTTGTTTTATTGCCGGCCGTGTGGCTCCTGTTGCTGCTGCTGGCCGCCCTGGTGGCGCGGCAGCCCCGCCGCCAGCGGCAATGGCTGGTGGCTGCCACCGTGCTGGCCCTGCTTTGCACCAACAACGCCCTGGTAAACGAGGCCCTGCTGGCTTGGGAAAAGCCGCCCGTGCCGCTGGCCGCCCTGCCCGCCCACGCCGATGCCGCCGTGCTGCTCACCGGCATCACCTCCGTCGACAAATCGCCCCACGACCGGGTGTACCTCAACGCCGGCGCCGACCGCCTCACCAACGCCCTGTGGCTGTACCGGGCCGGGCGCGTGCGCCGCATCATCGTGTCGGGCGGCTCGGGCGCGCTGCAGCAGAAGGCCCATACCGAAGCCGCCGACCTCACGTCGTTGCTGCGCCTGGCCGGCGTGCCCAACGCCGACATCATTCAGGAAGACAGCAGCCGCAACACCCGCGAAAACGCCCTGTTCACCAAGCGCCTGCTGGCCCGCTACCCGGGCACCGACACGCTGATTCTGGTCACCTCGGCGTTTCATCAGCGGCGCGCGCTGGGCTGCTTCCGCAAAGTGGGCCTGCAGCCCATCAGCTTCCCAGCCGGGTTCCGCAGCTCCGACCGCAAAGGCACACCCGACTACTGGCTGGTGCCCAACGCCGGCGCGCTGGAGAATTTGAGCGTGCTGATTCACGAAATCAGCGGCTGGCTGACGTACAAAGCGCTGGGGTATATTTAG
- a CDS encoding transposase gives MQGKKLFLDKEVVRLRLSERVPRHNLYRRLAELVEWSFLYDATRDLYSHTGQPSLDPVVFFKLVLVGRLENLVSDRRLVEHCALRLDILLFLGYEVDEELPWHSTVSRTRQLFPASVFERLFDHVFAQCVARGLVAGDTQAVDSAPVKANASLDSLCEKQAAARTAPAHHLRREAARQAKRRSEPGPLGAQHEKARLLSNKTHYSPTDPDARISIKPGKARALNYLCSLAVDTARGVISHVQADYADSRDSLHLPRLLTGLQRRLRANELRLRDLLADAGYANGANYALLEAQQVTA, from the coding sequence ATGCAAGGCAAGAAGCTGTTTCTCGACAAAGAGGTAGTTCGCTTACGGCTTAGCGAGCGGGTGCCACGTCATAACCTGTACCGCCGGTTGGCCGAGTTGGTGGAGTGGTCGTTTCTCTACGACGCGACCCGGGACCTGTACAGCCACACGGGCCAGCCTTCGTTGGACCCGGTCGTGTTTTTCAAGCTCGTGCTGGTGGGCCGGCTGGAAAACCTCGTGAGTGACCGCCGTTTAGTCGAGCACTGCGCTTTGCGGCTGGACATCCTCTTGTTTCTGGGCTACGAGGTGGACGAGGAGCTGCCCTGGCACTCGACCGTGAGCCGCACCCGTCAGCTGTTTCCGGCGTCGGTCTTCGAGCGCTTGTTCGACCACGTCTTTGCCCAGTGCGTGGCCCGCGGGCTGGTCGCCGGGGACACCCAAGCCGTCGATTCGGCGCCCGTCAAAGCCAACGCCTCGCTCGATAGCTTGTGCGAAAAGCAGGCCGCCGCGCGCACGGCGCCGGCCCACCACTTGCGCCGCGAAGCCGCCCGGCAAGCCAAGCGCCGGTCCGAGCCCGGGCCCTTGGGCGCGCAACACGAGAAGGCCCGCCTGCTCAGCAACAAAACCCACTACAGCCCCACCGACCCCGACGCGCGCATTTCCATCAAGCCCGGCAAGGCCCGGGCCCTGAATTACCTCTGCAGCCTGGCCGTGGACACGGCCCGCGGCGTCATCAGCCACGTGCAGGCCGATTACGCCGACAGCCGCGACAGCCTGCACCTGCCCCGGCTGCTCACCGGCCTGCAGCGGCGCTTGCGGGCGAACGAACTGCGGCTACGCGACTTGCTGGCCGACGCCGGCTACGCCAACGGCGCCAACTACGCCTTGCTCGAAGCCCAACAGGTCACGGCCTGA
- a CDS encoding transposase, producing the protein MFGQYKPDIAGFAYDRGRDAYTCAAGKALPFHRLDVTTDGSWVKLYWAAYSDCQHCPLKPTCVPGAKRKQLTKTIYDAAYRRAWQRQQSRRGHRHRRLRQSTVEPVFGHLLHHYGLRRMNVRGQAGAHKTMLLTAAAYNLKKLLKYRPQRQLSLAVALPPPLLAANARVWRPNRHPEAPTRALAKRRLSNRTDWTEFCNSHDRFCELLVHQRVAHHAATRIKTKTNARAAPGVATAGTRSRATPGPAAVVGHEATQRRARCTGGHLGRLHTRRPRRSLCCFSHLMVAQARPGSHATVAPPPSSVPPTAEPSAPVSPSKEGGNSPSIRFNQSIASQRPNMKKPFLSLLALAALASCSKQNDPPAPPTLSRTELLTASPWKLTAQREVLTPPSGGAAVVTDYPVVAGALVVAYKTDGTVSANRPLQQGNPVAGGIYALTDSTLWTNVGAGSGIVRELTAHRLVLVDKWQGPTGPSQRADVYLH; encoded by the coding sequence GTGTTTGGCCAGTACAAGCCCGACATCGCGGGCTTCGCCTACGACCGGGGCCGCGATGCCTACACCTGCGCGGCGGGCAAAGCGCTGCCGTTTCACCGGCTCGACGTGACGACCGACGGCAGCTGGGTCAAGCTCTACTGGGCGGCGTACAGCGACTGCCAACACTGCCCGCTCAAGCCCACGTGCGTGCCCGGGGCCAAGCGCAAACAGCTCACCAAAACCATTTACGACGCGGCCTATCGTCGGGCGTGGCAGCGCCAGCAAAGCCGCCGCGGGCACCGCCACCGGCGCCTCCGACAAAGCACCGTCGAACCCGTGTTCGGCCACTTGCTGCACCACTACGGCCTGCGCCGGATGAACGTCCGGGGCCAAGCCGGGGCCCACAAAACCATGCTGCTCACGGCCGCGGCCTACAATCTGAAAAAGCTGCTCAAGTACCGCCCGCAACGGCAGCTGAGCCTGGCCGTGGCCCTGCCACCGCCCCTGTTAGCTGCGAACGCACGCGTTTGGCGGCCCAACAGGCACCCCGAAGCACCCACGCGGGCTCTCGCGAAACGGCGACTCAGCAATAGAACTGACTGGACCGAGTTCTGCAACAGCCACGACCGTTTCTGTGAACTGCTCGTCCACCAGCGCGTCGCCCACCACGCCGCGACCAGGATCAAAACCAAGACCAATGCCCGAGCCGCCCCCGGTGTTGCAACAGCGGGAACACGGTCAAGGGCCACGCCCGGCCCGGCGGCCGTGGTTGGGCACGAGGCAACGCAGCGGAGGGCTCGGTGCACGGGGGGCCACTTGGGTCGTTTACACACTAGACGGCCGCGGCGGTCGTTGTGCTGCTTTTCTCACCTTATGGTCGCTCAAGCGCGCCCTGGAAGCCACGCAACTGTTGCCCCTCCGCCTTCTTCGGTGCCACCAACCGCCGAACCGTCCGCCCCGGTGTCACCGTCGAAGGAAGGGGGGAATAGCCCCAGCATCCGGTTTAACCAGTCCATTGCCTCACAACGCCCGAACATGAAAAAGCCCTTTCTTTCCTTGCTTGCCCTGGCCGCCTTGGCCAGCTGCTCGAAGCAAAACGACCCGCCGGCGCCGCCGACGCTGTCCCGCACCGAACTGCTGACGGCCAGCCCGTGGAAATTGACGGCTCAGCGCGAAGTCCTGACGCCGCCATCCGGCGGGGCCGCGGTCGTCACGGACTATCCGGTGGTTGCCGGCGCCCTCGTCGTGGCGTACAAGACCGATGGCACCGTGAGCGCAAATCGTCCCCTGCAACAAGGGAACCCCGTCGCGGGAGGAATTTATGCCTTGACTGACTCCACGCTCTGGACGAATGTCGGGGCCGGCAGTGGCATCGTTCGGGAGCTTACCGCGCACCGGTTGGTCTTGGTCGACAAGTGGCAAGGCCCGACGGGGCCTTCGCAACGCGCCGATGTGTACCTGCATTGA
- a CDS encoding IS5 family transposase (programmed frameshift), producing the protein MDYLLTDAQWARIAPLLPGREGTKGGRGQDNRRFVEAVLWLLRNGCRWRALPAAWGNWHTTYTRFQRWTASGVWARVLAAVQEDDALHTLLVDSTTVRVHQHASGARKKTGPQALGRSRGGLTTKLHAVADAGGRFVRGSLTAGQRHDAPQALPLLDGLAPAYLVADRGYDSDPLVATLAARGTCAVIPPRCKRRYPRGYDAARYAQRHPIERLFSRLKQFRRVATRYDKLDAHFLAFIHLAATVLWLRDC; encoded by the exons ATGGATTATTTGCTCACAGACGCGCAGTGGGCCCGCATCGCGCCGCTGCTGCCGGGTCGGGAAGGCACGAAAGGTGGCCGGGGCCAGGACAACCGCCGTTTTGTAGAAGCGGTGCTGTGGTTGTTGCGCAACGGCTGCCGCTGGCGTGCCTTGCCGGCCGCGTGGGGCAACTGGCACACAACATACACGCGCTTCCAGCGCTGGACCGCCTCGGGCGTGTGGGCCCGGGTGCTGGCCGCCGTGCAAGAGGACGACGCGCTGCACACGCTGCTGGTCGACTCGACCACCGTGCGGGTGCACCAACACGCGAGCGGGGCACGCAAAAAAACGG GGCCGCAAGCCCTGGGGCGTAGCCGCGGCGGATTGACCACCAAGCTGCACGCGGTGGCCGACGCTGGGGGCCGGTTCGTGCGCGGCAGCCTGACAGCCGGCCAGCGCCACGACGCCCCGCAAGCGCTGCCGCTGCTCGACGGGCTGGCCCCGGCCTACCTCGTGGCCGACCGGGGCTACGATTCCGACCCGCTCGTGGCCACCCTGGCTGCCCGCGGCACCTGTGCCGTGATTCCGCCCCGGTGCAAGCGCCGCTACCCGCGGGGCTACGACGCGGCGCGTTACGCCCAACGTCACCCCATTGAGCGCCTTTTCAGCCGCCTCAAGCAGTTTCGCCGCGTGGCCACCCGGTATGACAAACTCGATGCGCATTTTTTGGCCTTTATTCACCTCGCTGCAACCGTCCTGTGGCTACGCGACTGTTAA
- a CDS encoding NAD-dependent succinate-semialdehyde dehydrogenase, translating to MPIESLNPYTGRRLRRFPAFSWAKTERILGQAHRAASAWQATTWAHRAGVLRRAAALLRERQDELARLMALEMGKPVTDGRAEAQKCATCCDFYAERAEGFLADELIDTDAGRSFISYQPLGVVLAIMPWNFPLWQVVRFAAPALMAGNVGLLKHASNVPQCALALEQIFHDAGLPPACFRTLLIGSDLVEKLLADDRVRAATLTGSEGAGASVGAIAGQHIKKMVLELGGSDPFIVLADADVALAAKTAAQSRMINSGQSCIAAKRFIVEKPVLKDFINQLKTHLLAFRPGDPLDPATQYGPMARADLADELTEQVNDSVAQGAKVELHGGQAKPGTALFRPMILSNIKPGQRAYTEEFFGPVALVLEAKNAADAVRLANDSRFGLGAAVWTRDAKKGEDLARQIESGAVFVNGLVKSMPELPFGGVKKSGYGRELSYLGIREFVNQKSIWIGKEASDEGRKVE from the coding sequence ATGCCCATCGAATCCCTCAACCCCTACACCGGGCGCCGCCTGCGCCGCTTCCCGGCCTTCAGCTGGGCCAAAACCGAGCGCATTCTGGGCCAGGCCCACCGCGCGGCGTCCGCCTGGCAAGCCACCACCTGGGCGCACCGGGCCGGCGTGCTGCGCCGCGCCGCCGCACTGCTGCGCGAGCGCCAGGACGAGTTGGCCCGCCTCATGGCCCTCGAAATGGGCAAGCCCGTGACCGACGGCCGCGCCGAAGCCCAGAAGTGCGCCACCTGCTGCGACTTCTACGCCGAGCGCGCCGAGGGCTTCCTGGCCGATGAGCTCATCGACACCGACGCCGGCCGCAGCTTCATCAGCTACCAGCCGCTGGGCGTGGTGCTGGCCATCATGCCCTGGAATTTCCCACTGTGGCAGGTGGTGCGCTTCGCCGCCCCGGCCCTGATGGCCGGCAACGTGGGCCTGCTCAAGCACGCCTCAAACGTGCCGCAATGCGCCCTGGCTTTGGAGCAGATTTTTCACGACGCGGGCCTGCCGCCGGCCTGCTTCCGCACCTTGCTGATTGGGTCAGATTTGGTGGAGAAGCTGCTGGCCGACGACCGGGTGCGCGCCGCCACGCTCACCGGCAGCGAGGGCGCGGGCGCTTCGGTGGGTGCTATTGCCGGGCAGCACATTAAGAAAATGGTGCTGGAGCTGGGCGGCTCCGACCCCTTCATTGTGCTGGCCGATGCCGACGTGGCCCTGGCCGCTAAAACCGCCGCCCAGAGCCGCATGATAAACAGCGGCCAGAGCTGCATCGCGGCCAAGCGCTTCATCGTGGAGAAGCCCGTGCTCAAGGACTTCATCAACCAGCTGAAAACTCACCTGCTGGCCTTCCGCCCCGGCGACCCGCTCGACCCGGCCACCCAGTACGGCCCTATGGCCCGCGCCGACCTCGCCGACGAGCTCACCGAACAGGTGAACGACTCGGTGGCCCAGGGCGCCAAAGTGGAGCTGCACGGCGGCCAGGCCAAGCCCGGCACCGCCCTCTTCCGCCCCATGATTCTGTCAAACATCAAACCCGGCCAACGCGCCTACACCGAAGAGTTTTTCGGCCCCGTAGCACTCGTTCTCGAAGCCAAAAACGCCGCCGATGCCGTGCGCCTGGCCAACGACTCGCGCTTCGGCCTGGGCGCGGCGGTGTGGACGCGGGATGCCAAAAAGGGCGAGGACCTGGCCCGCCAGATAGAAAGTGGCGCCGTGTTCGTGAACGGCTTGGTGAAATCGATGCCGGAGCTGCCGTTTGGCGGGGTAAAGAAGTCTGGCTACGGGCGGGAGCTGTCGTATCTGGGCATCCGAGAGTTTGTCAACCAGAAATCTATTTGGATTGGCAAAGAGGCCAGTGATGAGGGCCGTAAAGTTGAATAG
- a CDS encoding sigma-70 family RNA polymerase sigma factor: MSDTPLISLPPAAEAELVRRLQARDESAMTLFYDRYSAALYGVIFRIVKAEDEAEDVLQEALVKIWHAFASYDPSKGRLFTWVLNICRNLSIDKIRSRQHRVGSKTQGLDDSLTAQRQAAPTAFRPEHIGLQEITQKLVPEQRQIIDLLYFEGFTQSEVAEELNIPLGTVKTRARTAIKVLSKLIR; encoded by the coding sequence GTGTCGGATACTCCTTTAATTTCCCTGCCACCCGCCGCCGAGGCGGAGCTCGTCCGGCGCCTGCAGGCGCGCGACGAATCGGCCATGACGTTGTTCTACGACCGATATTCGGCCGCGCTCTACGGCGTCATCTTCCGCATCGTGAAGGCCGAAGACGAGGCCGAGGACGTGCTGCAGGAAGCGCTGGTCAAAATCTGGCACGCCTTTGCCAGCTACGACCCCAGCAAGGGCCGCCTCTTCACGTGGGTGCTCAACATTTGCCGAAATCTGAGCATCGACAAAATCCGCTCCCGACAGCACCGCGTAGGTAGCAAAACTCAGGGGCTGGACGACAGCCTGACCGCGCAGCGCCAGGCCGCGCCAACGGCCTTCCGCCCCGAGCACATTGGTTTGCAGGAAATCACCCAAAAACTGGTTCCCGAACAACGCCAGATTATTGACCTGCTCTACTTCGAGGGCTTCACCCAGAGTGAAGTGGCGGAGGAACTCAACATCCCGCTGGGGACGGTGAAAACCCGCGCCCGCACTGCCATCAAAGTCCTCAGCAAACTTATTCGCTAA
- a CDS encoding anti-sigma factor, with translation MENIQDYIESGILEQYALGELSPAEQAAVEGMAARHPEVSEELQQVQLAFGVYAEAHSLAPPAGMRERVLSNVMAQIAAPAAAAPNVSLRADLDAVAQTATNPIAPVAGDAVVRPFTPAADAPEPSRSIWAMAASVALLLSLGANFLLYSRWKDASSDLVALQNEQARFATTTNVLNRQMGDLRQENQVLRNDEFRAVALAGTKTAPTAHARVLFNPATHKVYVDVKSLPALPAGKQYQLWALDKGKPIDAGVLTLATATGEGLQAMKDIASAQTFAMTVEPAGGSVNPTLSTMTVVGNI, from the coding sequence GTGGAAAACATCCAAGACTATATAGAATCGGGCATTCTGGAGCAGTACGCTCTCGGAGAGCTTTCGCCGGCCGAGCAGGCCGCCGTGGAAGGCATGGCTGCCCGGCACCCGGAGGTGAGCGAGGAGTTGCAGCAGGTTCAGCTTGCCTTCGGCGTGTACGCCGAAGCTCACTCCCTCGCCCCGCCGGCCGGCATGCGCGAACGCGTGCTGAGCAACGTAATGGCCCAGATTGCCGCGCCCGCCGCTGCTGCCCCCAACGTCTCGCTGCGCGCCGACCTCGACGCCGTGGCCCAAACCGCTACGAATCCGATTGCTCCCGTGGCCGGCGACGCCGTGGTGCGGCCTTTCACGCCGGCCGCCGATGCCCCGGAGCCTTCCCGCTCCATTTGGGCCATGGCTGCTTCGGTGGCCCTGCTGCTGAGTTTGGGCGCCAACTTCCTGCTGTATTCGCGCTGGAAAGACGCCAGCTCCGACCTCGTGGCCCTGCAAAACGAGCAGGCTCGCTTTGCCACCACCACTAACGTGCTGAACCGGCAAATGGGCGACCTGCGCCAGGAAAACCAGGTGCTGCGCAACGACGAATTCCGCGCCGTGGCCCTGGCCGGCACCAAAACTGCTCCCACGGCCCACGCCCGGGTGCTGTTCAACCCCGCCACGCACAAGGTATACGTCGACGTGAAAAGCCTGCCCGCGCTGCCGGCCGGCAAGCAGTACCAACTGTGGGCCCTCGACAAGGGCAAGCCAATTGACGCCGGGGTGCTGACGCTCGCCACCGCCACCGGCGAAGGCCTGCAGGCCATGAAGGACATTGCCAGCGCCCAAACCTTTGCCATGACCGTGGAGCCCGCCGGCGGCAGCGTGAACCCCACCCTGAGCACGATGACCGTGGTTGGCAACATCTAG